The Mucilaginibacter mallensis genome has a segment encoding these proteins:
- a CDS encoding eCIS core domain-containing protein, with protein sequence MEKATKNVNNLSVNNSSAEKKHAPFFQPTFAMNKPDAAARMPVPLANQDSFFKPAGKSILRKCAHCEQEEKMLHRKESSAGEVGGNSQLDNYVSSLSTTGQTLSAGSRQFFEPRFGHDFSKVRIHTDSGAARSAQSINALAYTTGNNMVFNSGQYSPETSSGQRLMAHELTHVVQQGATKQSIQKADAGPSDGGLPPGGVPENVPPPRPIPDQSNKICGPKIDAPLKRVLDEVSTEFAGWDADKQKANCDALTSLFHIHNEWDIEHLHLAGIIPAAIGCGIPEMGEDKNVCSLTVEVDGKCYLAGTVNYALWGRACRLCNDKMGHPSHATMSNLSAIYNVVGIDDPGPPGAWAETGWNGFTGTAPDNPNRPTCKTTCPTVSKGPFSWQWLPTHKGFNY encoded by the coding sequence ATGGAAAAAGCAACAAAAAATGTAAATAATTTATCGGTTAATAATAGCTCCGCTGAAAAAAAACATGCCCCATTTTTTCAGCCCACGTTTGCCATGAACAAACCTGATGCTGCTGCGCGTATGCCCGTTCCCTTAGCAAACCAGGACAGTTTTTTTAAACCTGCCGGCAAATCTATACTGCGTAAATGTGCTCATTGTGAGCAGGAAGAGAAAATGCTGCATCGTAAGGAAAGTTCCGCAGGAGAAGTTGGGGGCAACAGTCAGTTAGATAATTATGTGAGTTCATTAAGTACAACAGGGCAAACCCTCTCTGCCGGCAGCCGGCAGTTTTTTGAGCCGCGTTTTGGGCATGATTTTTCCAAGGTGCGTATTCACACCGATTCAGGAGCTGCAAGATCGGCACAATCCATTAATGCTTTAGCTTATACAACCGGCAATAATATGGTTTTTAACAGCGGGCAATATTCACCTGAAACATCATCAGGGCAACGGTTAATGGCGCATGAGTTAACGCATGTAGTACAGCAGGGGGCAACAAAACAAAGCATTCAAAAGGCAGATGCGGGCCCTTCAGATGGTGGCCTTCCACCGGGTGGGGTGCCGGAAAACGTACCGCCGCCAAGGCCGATTCCCGATCAATCCAACAAAATATGCGGCCCCAAAATAGATGCCCCCTTAAAAAGGGTTTTGGACGAAGTTAGCACTGAATTCGCGGGTTGGGACGCAGATAAGCAAAAGGCCAATTGTGATGCCTTAACGAGCCTTTTCCATATCCATAATGAATGGGATATAGAACACCTGCATTTAGCGGGCATAATACCGGCTGCCATAGGGTGCGGAATACCGGAAATGGGCGAGGACAAAAATGTGTGCAGCTTAACCGTAGAGGTTGATGGCAAATGCTATTTGGCTGGCACAGTAAACTATGCATTATGGGGGCGTGCATGCAGGCTGTGTAATGATAAGATGGGGCATCCTTCTCATGCTACAATGAGTAATTTATCAGCTATTTATAATGTAGTGGGAATTGATGATCCGGGACCGCCGGGAGCATGGGCAGAAACCGGGTGGAATGGGTTTACAGGTACAGCGCCTGATAATCCTAACAGGCCTACTTGCAAAACCACATGCCCAACTGTAAGCAAGGGGCCATTTAGCTGGCAATGGTTGCCAACACATAAAGGCTTTAATTATTAA
- a CDS encoding helix-turn-helix domain-containing protein, whose protein sequence is MKHFKSLAEMHRFNGFPPPENPLISLHHCRTDNACMLGEREFTADLYMIGFKKIKSGVVMYGRTKYDHENGSMIFTKPRQIIQFKNLEFEEDGFLIFIHEDFMNGHPLHSEIQKYGYFDYEANEALHLSPREEELMWDLYHKIDAEYNNNPDEYSRDIMLTHIDSLLKYAQRFYKRQFINRTELSGKTVSKFNHALAVYFESNSIANKGLPTVNYIADQLNLSPRYLSDLLKQETGKTAMELIHIYLMSEAKNLLKTADQSVSEIAYTLGFENLPYFSRLFKKEVGISPNQFKKQLLN, encoded by the coding sequence ATGAAGCACTTTAAAAGTCTTGCCGAAATGCACCGTTTCAATGGTTTCCCGCCACCGGAAAATCCACTGATCAGCCTGCATCATTGCAGAACTGATAACGCCTGTATGCTTGGCGAACGGGAATTTACTGCCGACCTGTATATGATCGGTTTTAAAAAGATAAAGTCGGGTGTGGTGATGTATGGCCGTACTAAATATGACCATGAAAATGGTTCCATGATATTTACCAAACCACGGCAGATCATCCAGTTTAAAAACCTGGAGTTTGAGGAAGACGGCTTTTTGATCTTTATCCATGAGGACTTTATGAACGGGCATCCACTGCATTCCGAGATCCAGAAATACGGTTATTTTGATTACGAGGCCAACGAGGCCCTGCACCTGTCGCCACGCGAAGAAGAATTGATGTGGGACCTGTACCATAAGATCGACGCAGAGTATAACAATAACCCGGATGAATATAGCCGCGATATTATGCTTACGCATATTGATTCGCTATTAAAATACGCGCAGCGTTTTTACAAGCGCCAGTTCATCAACCGTACTGAATTATCGGGCAAAACGGTCTCAAAATTCAACCATGCGCTGGCTGTTTATTTCGAAAGCAATTCAATTGCCAACAAAGGGCTACCAACTGTAAATTATATTGCTGATCAGCTGAATCTGTCGCCACGTTATTTGAGCGATCTTTTAAAACAGGAAACAGGTAAGACGGCAATGGAGCTTATACATATCTACTTAATGTCCGAAGCTAAAAACCTGCTTAAAACCGCCGATCAAAGTGTGTCGGAAATAGCCTATACACTGGGGTTTGAGAACCTGCCTTATTTTTCGAGATTGTTTAAAAAGGAGGTGGGTATCAGCCCTAATCAATTCAAGAAACAGTTATTGAATTAG
- a CDS encoding eCIS core domain-containing protein — MKESKQSSQQENNPLKSSSLFFKDHTVQAKLTINQPNDVYEQQADHMADQVMRMPDASVKQPGFFKPAINPLQRKCHECEEDDKKLHRKENSTGEVHADSQLNNYVSSLGATGQSMSSTARKFFEPRFGYNFSNVKLHTDSVAAKSAQSINALAYTSGNNIVFNTNQYSPESDSGKKLIAHELTHVVQQGLTNQSIQRQLDPLDGGLPPGGLPQQPQAQPTDGGQQGAVQQGSSSSGSSGGGGGGGPVVSGDCRVDVRATKIPALHGIPIYHLFVILHNKGTGEESYYRGGPAGSGPFGNIVTMYGRYLPGTIDWEPSAPSVTAQDPVDCTTTDACLVRELARIDGTATPYAPTGPNSNTVARTILHNCGIPEVKPVWVAPGWGDPVL; from the coding sequence ATGAAGGAAAGCAAGCAATCATCACAGCAGGAAAATAACCCTTTAAAAAGCAGTAGTCTGTTTTTTAAGGATCATACTGTACAGGCCAAACTTACCATAAACCAACCTAATGATGTATATGAGCAGCAGGCAGACCATATGGCCGACCAGGTAATGCGCATGCCCGATGCATCAGTAAAACAACCGGGCTTTTTTAAACCGGCCATCAATCCGCTGCAACGTAAATGCCATGAGTGCGAAGAGGATGATAAAAAACTACACCGTAAGGAAAACTCGACAGGCGAAGTACATGCCGATAGCCAGCTTAATAATTATGTGAGCTCTTTGGGTGCAACTGGCCAGTCGATGTCATCAACCGCGCGCAAGTTTTTTGAGCCGCGGTTCGGCTATAATTTTTCAAACGTTAAGCTCCATACCGATTCGGTAGCGGCAAAATCGGCACAATCTATTAACGCGCTGGCCTATACCAGCGGCAATAATATAGTTTTTAATACTAACCAGTATTCGCCCGAAAGTGATAGCGGAAAAAAACTCATAGCGCATGAACTTACGCATGTTGTACAGCAGGGGCTAACTAACCAAAGTATCCAACGGCAATTGGACCCATTGGATGGCGGCTTACCTCCTGGCGGACTGCCTCAGCAACCCCAGGCACAGCCCACTGATGGCGGGCAGCAAGGTGCGGTCCAACAGGGCTCCTCGTCAAGTGGCTCTAGTGGCGGCGGCGGTGGTGGCGGCCCGGTAGTTTCAGGGGATTGCCGTGTGGATGTAAGGGCAACTAAAATTCCGGCTTTGCATGGTATACCAATTTACCATCTTTTTGTTATACTGCATAATAAAGGAACAGGCGAGGAAAGTTATTACCGTGGCGGGCCAGCTGGCAGCGGACCTTTTGGCAATATTGTTACCATGTATGGCAGATACCTGCCCGGTACTATAGACTGGGAGCCATCAGCACCTTCGGTTACTGCACAAGATCCGGTGGATTGTACAACAACCGATGCCTGCTTGGTTAGAGAATTAGCGCGTATTGATGGTACAGCCACTCCATATGCACCTACCGGCCCTAATAGTAATACTGTGGCACGGACAATATTACATAATTGCGGTATTCCGGAAGTTAAACCAGTTTGGGTAGCACCAGGCTGGGGCGATCCCGTTCTATAA
- a CDS encoding eCIS core domain-containing protein: MGSITCKTRRCESARSGTGRPAFFQAKPAINQENDVYEQEADHMADNVMRRGDNSINQKSFFKPSAIQRKCNAGNAGQGSNAVDSYVGSLNSSGQAMPESSRKFFEPKFGRDFSEVKLHTDSTAAKSAQAINALAYTSGNNIVFNTGQYSPDSEKGKKLLAHELTHVMQQSSSTTTPGVQRMLACPTHLNDNDPVPPGFKPYFGSTSVFHCGFRTILEDRAPTPSDPMNECVYDHSGVLVTDSHKYSGCQGTPDQYDSKADPIKHTVLDSGGIVRAGGPALLSSVGHAAGEAVDAVTQPIRDVGSWLERGVRGIYGM, from the coding sequence ATGGGATCAATAACATGCAAAACCAGGCGTTGTGAATCGGCACGGTCAGGTACCGGCCGGCCGGCGTTTTTTCAGGCTAAACCTGCCATAAACCAGGAAAACGATGTTTATGAACAGGAAGCCGATCATATGGCTGATAACGTTATGCGGAGGGGGGATAATTCCATCAACCAAAAAAGCTTTTTCAAGCCCTCAGCCATACAGCGTAAATGTAATGCAGGGAACGCGGGTCAGGGTAGCAATGCCGTGGATAGTTATGTTGGTTCATTAAACTCATCAGGCCAGGCAATGCCTGAAAGCAGCCGTAAATTCTTCGAACCCAAATTCGGGCGTGATTTTTCGGAGGTCAAATTACATACAGATTCAACAGCAGCAAAATCGGCACAAGCCATCAACGCGCTGGCCTATACCAGTGGTAATAATATTGTTTTTAACACCGGCCAGTATTCACCTGACAGCGAAAAAGGCAAAAAATTATTAGCACATGAGTTAACCCATGTTATGCAGCAAAGCAGTAGCACTACCACTCCCGGCGTACAAAGAATGCTGGCCTGCCCTACCCATTTAAATGACAATGACCCGGTGCCGCCAGGCTTTAAACCTTATTTCGGTAGTACGAGTGTCTTTCATTGCGGTTTCAGAACAATTCTTGAGGATAGGGCGCCTACACCATCCGACCCGATGAATGAATGTGTTTATGACCATTCAGGAGTTCTTGTTACCGATAGCCACAAGTACTCCGGCTGCCAGGGAACGCCTGATCAGTATGACTCCAAGGCAGATCCGATAAAACATACTGTTCTTGATTCAGGGGGTATTGTGCGGGCCGGAGGCCCTGCATTATTATCATCAGTGGGCCATGCTGCAGGCGAGGCTGTAGATGCCGTAACACAGCCAATAAGGGACGTTGGCAGTTGGCTGGAGCGTGGGGTTAGGGGTATTTACGGTATGTAA
- a CDS encoding eCIS core domain-containing protein — translation MNAGKQNLTQHKNPTKAPDVRSVFFQPKLTVNQPNDVYEQEADHMADQVMRMPVPFANQDSFFKPAGKPIQRKCAHCEQGEKMLHRKESSAGEVGGNSQLDNYVSSLSTTGQTLSAGSRQFFEPRFGHDFSRVRIHTDSGAAKSAQSINALAYTSGNNIVFNSGQYSPETSSGQRLMAHELTHVVQQGKDVVRRYGHDKFCDDDKHLKPFIWPGHAAALTMLSNVIQAFQSNDPRVDQLIPLLFCGDAINHKQTIKDTYITIQQKIAENYMYHCNDAGNQNSDAKKCRGQRAETDLGWFSGLHDITLCFDVINSSWTTADVGGLIIHENWHRAFGTSDHPWALRGNPPECGSGCSNSAGSLLNNPDSYACLAKLFLNG, via the coding sequence ATGAATGCAGGAAAACAAAATCTTACACAACACAAAAATCCGACAAAGGCGCCGGATGTAAGATCTGTATTCTTTCAACCCAAGCTTACCGTTAACCAGCCCAATGATGTATATGAGCAGGAAGCTGACCACATGGCAGACCAGGTTATGCGTATGCCCGTTCCCTTTGCAAACCAGGACAGCTTTTTTAAACCAGCCGGCAAACCCATACAGCGTAAATGTGCTCATTGCGAGCAGGGAGAGAAAATGCTGCACCGTAAGGAAAGTTCCGCAGGAGAAGTTGGGGGCAACAGTCAGTTAGATAATTATGTGAGTTCATTAAGTACAACAGGGCAAACCCTCTCTGCCGGCAGCCGGCAGTTTTTTGAGCCGCGTTTTGGGCATGATTTTTCCAGGGTGCGCATTCACACTGATTCAGGAGCTGCAAAATCGGCACAATCCATTAACGCTTTAGCTTACACAAGCGGCAATAATATAGTTTTTAACAGCGGGCAATATTCGCCTGAAACATCATCGGGGCAACGGTTAATGGCGCATGAGTTAACGCATGTAGTACAGCAGGGGAAGGATGTTGTAAGAAGATACGGGCACGATAAATTTTGTGATGATGACAAACACCTGAAGCCATTTATATGGCCGGGGCATGCAGCGGCACTTACCATGTTGAGCAATGTAATACAGGCTTTTCAAAGTAATGACCCAAGGGTAGATCAGCTCATCCCATTATTGTTTTGCGGAGATGCCATTAATCACAAGCAAACAATTAAAGATACATACATCACTATTCAACAAAAAATAGCGGAAAACTATATGTATCACTGTAATGATGCCGGCAATCAAAATTCTGATGCAAAAAAATGTCGTGGCCAACGTGCGGAAACAGATTTAGGCTGGTTTTCAGGTCTTCATGATATCACCTTATGTTTTGATGTTATAAATAGTAGCTGGACCACCGCCGATGTGGGGGGCTTGATTATTCATGAAAATTGGCACAGGGCTTTTGGTACGAGTGATCACCCCTGGGCTTTACGCGGAAATCCTCCGGAATGCGGTTCTGGTTGTAGTAATAGCGCCGGCTCATTATTAAATAACCCGGATTCATATGCCTGTTTGGCAAAATTGTTTTTGAATGGATAA
- a CDS encoding ATP-binding protein → MLQAIETYIHQFSGYLQAIIQKDHSAEWDLTALIEAITQEFKKYGVQLAPPEGLIFLMVYIPHIYPNFYDEVMKEAMPQGGDFPEFGGVRGSSHRGLLPTGETAQFILAGDDIEKRLFVQQLLTGGTLVRYGILYLETVKEGEPIMSGRIIAEQEWISRLVMGVEIPPRFGPEFPAKRIITEMQWDDLVLNPYTFSQINDIKTWLMYNAKLMEDEVLKRKVKPGYRVLLHGPPGTGKTLTASLLGKQFNKDVYRIDLSQIVSKFIGETEKNLEKVFSKAENKGWILFFDEADALFGKRTQTQSSNDRYANQEVSYLLQRIEDFPGLLILASNFKSNMDEAFLRRFHTVVHFPAPNPAERLLLWQKSWPASYKMEPTFSLKLIADKHELNGAAIINIMHYACLKAIARDDEYIRHDDIHEAIKTEYRKEERSMK, encoded by the coding sequence ATGCTGCAAGCGATCGAAACATATATTCACCAGTTTTCAGGCTACCTTCAGGCTATCATCCAGAAGGATCATAGCGCTGAGTGGGATTTAACAGCATTGATAGAAGCGATTACCCAAGAATTTAAAAAGTACGGCGTTCAACTGGCACCACCGGAAGGGCTGATCTTCCTGATGGTGTATATACCGCATATATACCCTAATTTTTATGATGAAGTAATGAAGGAAGCCATGCCGCAGGGCGGTGATTTTCCCGAGTTTGGAGGAGTGAGGGGAAGCAGTCACCGGGGATTATTGCCTACCGGCGAAACTGCCCAGTTTATATTGGCTGGTGATGATATAGAAAAGCGCTTATTCGTGCAGCAATTGCTTACCGGCGGAACACTTGTAAGATACGGAATCCTCTATCTTGAAACAGTAAAGGAAGGCGAGCCGATCATGAGCGGAAGGATAATTGCTGAACAGGAATGGATAAGCCGTTTGGTAATGGGAGTGGAGATCCCGCCGCGCTTTGGTCCCGAGTTTCCGGCTAAGCGGATAATTACAGAGATGCAATGGGACGACCTGGTGCTTAACCCCTATACCTTTAGTCAGATCAACGACATTAAAACCTGGCTGATGTATAATGCTAAGCTAATGGAAGACGAAGTATTGAAAAGAAAGGTGAAACCAGGTTACAGGGTGCTGCTGCACGGCCCTCCCGGTACGGGTAAAACACTTACAGCGTCATTGTTGGGCAAGCAGTTTAATAAGGATGTATACCGTATTGATCTTTCGCAGATCGTATCGAAATTTATTGGGGAAACGGAAAAAAACCTGGAAAAAGTTTTCTCGAAAGCGGAGAACAAGGGCTGGATATTGTTTTTTGATGAGGCAGATGCGCTATTCGGCAAGCGAACACAAACCCAAAGCTCCAACGACCGGTATGCCAACCAGGAGGTCTCCTACCTGTTGCAAAGGATAGAGGATTTTCCCGGCCTGTTAATACTGGCATCAAACTTTAAAAGCAATATGGATGAGGCCTTTTTACGGCGATTTCATACGGTAGTGCATTTCCCTGCGCCCAATCCTGCGGAGCGCTTATTGCTGTGGCAAAAATCGTGGCCGGCATCTTATAAAATGGAACCTACATTCAGTCTGAAATTAATCGCTGATAAGCATGAGTTGAATGGTGCCGCTATAATTAATATTATGCATTATGCCTGCCTTAAGGCCATAGCCAGGGACGATGAATACATTCGTCATGATGATATTCATGAGGCCATAAAAACGGAGTACCGCAAAGAAGAACGAAGTATGAAGTAG
- a CDS encoding contractile injection system tape measure protein, giving the protein MVRHIIHRQKIILNLSKREHAGALQASVSNLMQHDLKAGIDVIFNNAFPEDKIIRIDKLQLNLGTINQQNFENEFKAQLLSELAKGLSQQKDNLSYADSAEELNREQSLINALIYFLEKGYLPWYQAITTMDDWETEILNNFTDREYQQFFSKVLLKQHANEVVVQRLILQFSDKFLGRLLSGAMPEFDFSWELIYNDMALVIHSFVKHSTTTVRNRIWQYILQALPDRRSNDISFHVLNKLSVYFGISGSDITPKKESKIISELKTNIIQSDFKKLIVCLKQKVKKDHHKKNRKSAKNIGGFNEDQSVADDVKVAAGVSTDPVDEGTILSGTDTIPDSESAAINEPDIAKDEQSSEKKEKPKPVQRKKDAQIIAGDMLFVNNSGTIILHPFLKAYFESLGLLAEKKFISDEACQRAVLLLHYLATGETKVAEFNLTLQKVMCGYPLDDTLPDEIRLTEKEITESENLLGAVTNYWVPLNNTSIQGLRSSFLQREGKLELRENGWLLTIEQKTLDILLGKLPWGISTIRLPWMEQLLNVDWY; this is encoded by the coding sequence ATGGTAAGGCATATCATTCACCGGCAAAAAATAATCCTCAATCTCTCAAAACGGGAGCATGCGGGTGCTTTGCAGGCAAGTGTAAGCAACCTGATGCAGCATGATTTAAAGGCCGGTATTGATGTCATTTTTAACAATGCTTTTCCCGAAGATAAAATTATACGCATTGATAAGCTGCAGCTTAACCTCGGCACCATAAATCAGCAGAATTTTGAAAACGAGTTTAAGGCGCAACTGCTGAGCGAACTGGCCAAAGGCTTATCACAGCAAAAAGATAATTTAAGCTATGCCGATAGTGCCGAGGAGTTAAATAGGGAACAATCGTTAATAAATGCCCTTATTTATTTTTTAGAGAAAGGCTACTTACCCTGGTACCAGGCTATCACCACTATGGATGATTGGGAAACAGAGATCCTGAATAATTTTACAGATCGCGAATACCAGCAGTTTTTTAGCAAGGTATTATTAAAGCAGCATGCGAATGAGGTAGTTGTTCAGCGATTAATCCTGCAGTTTTCCGATAAGTTTTTAGGGAGATTATTATCTGGAGCAATGCCTGAGTTTGACTTTTCATGGGAACTGATCTATAACGATATGGCCTTAGTGATACACAGCTTTGTGAAGCACTCAACAACTACCGTGCGCAACCGGATATGGCAATATATTTTGCAGGCTTTGCCCGATAGAAGGAGCAATGATATCAGCTTTCATGTTTTAAATAAACTTTCTGTTTACTTTGGTATTAGCGGCAGTGATATCACCCCAAAAAAAGAAAGTAAAATAATAAGCGAGCTAAAGACCAATATTATACAGTCTGATTTCAAAAAGCTGATCGTTTGTTTAAAACAAAAAGTTAAAAAAGATCATCATAAAAAAAATAGAAAATCTGCTAAAAACATCGGAGGATTTAATGAAGATCAAAGCGTAGCAGATGATGTTAAAGTAGCTGCTGGTGTAAGCACCGATCCGGTTGATGAAGGCACTATTTTAAGCGGGACTGATACTATCCCCGATAGTGAAAGCGCGGCAATAAATGAGCCCGATATTGCCAAGGATGAACAATCATCTGAAAAAAAGGAAAAACCAAAGCCAGTACAACGTAAAAAAGATGCGCAGATAATTGCCGGTGATATGTTATTTGTTAATAACAGCGGCACCATAATACTACATCCATTTTTAAAAGCTTACTTTGAAAGTTTGGGGCTTTTGGCCGAAAAGAAATTTATAAGCGATGAGGCCTGCCAGCGCGCTGTGCTATTACTGCATTACCTTGCTACCGGCGAAACAAAAGTTGCCGAATTTAACCTCACCCTGCAAAAGGTAATGTGCGGCTATCCGCTGGATGATACATTGCCTGATGAAATACGCTTAACCGAAAAAGAGATCACCGAATCAGAGAATTTATTGGGTGCTGTAACTAATTATTGGGTACCTTTAAATAACACATCTATACAAGGGCTACGCAGCTCATTTTTGCAGCGCGAAGGTAAGCTGGAACTAAGGGAGAACGGTTGGTTGCTCACCATTGAGCAAAAAACACTGGATATATTACTGGGCAAACTGCCCTGGGGAATTTCAACCATCCGCCTGCCATGGATGGAACAGTTATTAAACGTGGATTGGTATTAA
- a CDS encoding eCIS core domain-containing protein: MLATQQQSSVTEVKNSSPQKGHFFQPKLSINQPNDAYEQEADHMADRVMRMPDPFARQDSFFKPAGHAIQRKCAHCEQEDKMLHRKESSTSEVGGSSQLDSYVSSLSTAGQSLSTNSRQFFEPRFGHDFSNVRIHTDQVAAKSAESINALAYTTGNNIVFNSGQYSPETATGQRLMAHELTHVIQQGGSAVSKIQKVDKAPGPPCNLVSVVPSNDRYKFVVDTDNFEEGQQKALTDKLATTSTASPIDVLGMASAEGPEANNVTLSCKRASKVATIVRGSGHTVGLENATGGYPGSEHDKNYRAVALNIQAAPPPCVPPRTPAPGSWHGTVRVPELTDPHIRSTSTCRGACGPDCPPTCTHAPDVVLCIPDATRSCHYTFTYHDVQECGSHLGCRIHDDCYDACDCVGTCYTDPCHRNCDLQCFAVYGSSQCNEWRKGNGPFDSRIQYSMPPEISAAIPGPCPP; this comes from the coding sequence ATGCTGGCCACACAACAACAGTCATCCGTAACCGAAGTGAAAAATAGTTCACCTCAAAAAGGTCATTTTTTTCAGCCCAAACTCAGCATCAACCAACCCAATGATGCCTACGAACAGGAAGCTGATCATATGGCCGACCGCGTTATGCGCATGCCTGATCCCTTTGCAAGGCAGGATAGCTTTTTTAAGCCTGCGGGCCACGCCATTCAGCGTAAATGTGCTCATTGTGAGCAGGAGGATAAAATGCTGCACCGTAAAGAGAGCTCAACAAGTGAAGTTGGGGGCAGCAGCCAGTTAGATAGCTATGTAAGTTCGCTAAGCACAGCAGGGCAATCTCTTTCTACAAACAGCAGGCAGTTTTTTGAGCCACGTTTTGGGCATGATTTTTCCAATGTGCGTATCCATACTGATCAGGTAGCCGCAAAATCAGCGGAATCAATAAATGCGCTGGCTTATACTACGGGCAATAATATAGTTTTTAACAGCGGACAGTATTCGCCTGAAACCGCCACAGGGCAACGGTTAATGGCGCATGAGCTAACGCACGTAATACAACAGGGTGGAAGCGCTGTATCAAAAATTCAAAAAGTAGATAAGGCACCCGGTCCTCCGTGCAACCTTGTATCGGTCGTACCTTCGAATGACCGGTATAAATTTGTAGTAGATACCGATAATTTTGAAGAGGGACAGCAGAAGGCGTTAACAGACAAATTAGCAACAACCAGCACCGCTTCACCAATTGATGTATTAGGAATGGCAAGTGCCGAGGGACCCGAAGCAAATAATGTTACATTATCATGCAAAAGGGCTAGTAAAGTAGCAACAATAGTGAGGGGATCGGGGCATACAGTTGGCCTGGAAAATGCCACCGGTGGATACCCGGGCTCGGAGCATGATAAGAATTACAGGGCAGTTGCCCTAAATATTCAGGCAGCGCCGCCGCCTTGTGTCCCACCGCGAACTCCGGCGCCCGGATCATGGCATGGTACAGTAAGAGTACCTGAATTAACAGATCCGCATATTCGCAGTACATCAACATGCAGGGGAGCATGCGGGCCTGATTGCCCGCCTACCTGCACTCATGCACCCGATGTGGTACTATGTATACCTGATGCAACACGAAGTTGTCATTACACCTTTACTTATCACGATGTTCAGGAATGTGGCTCGCACCTGGGTTGCAGGATACATGATGACTGTTATGATGCCTGCGACTGTGTAGGGACTTGCTATACTGATCCATGTCATCGCAATTGCGACCTTCAGTGTTTTGCTGTATATGGCAGCAGTCAATGTAACGAATGGAGGAAGGGAAATGGACCTTTTGACAGCCGTATACAATACTCTATGCCGCCAGAAATTTCAGCAGCAATTCCAGGGCCATGCCCTCCTTAA
- a CDS encoding SDR family NAD(P)-dependent oxidoreductase, with translation MAKTIFITGASKGFGKIWAEALLKRGDKVAATARNLDTLNDLVAEYGDAILPIKLDVNDRAAGFAAVKQAKEKFGSIDVLINNAGFGLFGAIEETTEQQAREQIETNVFGLLWLTQAVLPIMREQGHGHIIQVSSVLGITTLPVLGLYNASKFAVEGLSETLAAEVKDFGIKVSLIEPNGFSTDWAGASAFNTEPIPAYDGVRAAFQAGLTDDAFGKPEATVDAVLKLVDSENPPLRLFLGKVAFPWVKQVYAGKLAEWEEWADVATAAHGH, from the coding sequence ATGGCAAAAACAATTTTTATAACAGGTGCATCCAAAGGTTTTGGAAAGATCTGGGCAGAAGCACTTTTAAAACGTGGCGATAAGGTTGCAGCTACTGCAAGAAACTTGGACACACTTAACGACCTGGTAGCTGAATATGGCGATGCTATATTACCTATCAAATTAGATGTAAACGACAGGGCCGCAGGTTTTGCAGCTGTTAAACAGGCAAAGGAAAAATTTGGTAGTATTGATGTATTGATCAACAACGCAGGTTTCGGCTTATTTGGCGCTATTGAAGAAACTACCGAGCAACAGGCACGCGAGCAAATTGAAACCAACGTATTTGGTTTATTGTGGTTAACACAGGCCGTATTGCCAATTATGCGCGAGCAGGGGCATGGCCACATTATACAGGTATCAAGCGTGTTGGGTATAACCACCTTGCCTGTTTTAGGCTTGTACAACGCGTCAAAATTCGCGGTTGAGGGTTTAAGCGAAACATTGGCTGCTGAAGTAAAAGACTTTGGCATAAAGGTATCATTGATCGAACCTAATGGTTTTTCAACCGACTGGGCAGGTGCATCAGCATTCAATACTGAACCAATACCGGCTTATGATGGTGTAAGGGCAGCATTCCAGGCTGGGCTTACTGATGATGCTTTTGGCAAACCAGAAGCTACCGTTGATGCGGTTTTAAAACTGGTTGATAGCGAAAACCCTCCGTTAAGATTGTTCCTGGGTAAAGTTGCTTTCCCTTGGGTTAAACAAGTTTACGCAGGTAAACTGGCTGAATGGGAAGAATGGGCCGATGTGGCAACAGCTGCGCACGGTCACTAA